A genomic stretch from Chitinophaga agri includes:
- a CDS encoding FecR domain-containing protein → MSIHQKMEIDITLLTRYLSGEATPEEAMAIDDWLTDSTHSQEFAQLRQTWQLIPGNKTWNAPSAAREWETLLTQLPKEPQAGSLRRLLIRYAVAAVMTGILFIAGLYGYYQLRGEKNIIWQPVPVQSTRYAIRKGVLPDGSAIVINRNSTLQYAADYNQQDRKLLLQGEGYFDVMADGHRPFIVHASDLKIQVLGTSFNVREDFAARVITVAVNSGKVKLYTTNKELIVPAGKTGVYAITTGALTLSDTTDINVFSYVTHDFAFDDMPLPAICHYLEHTFNVQVILENEQLSQCRMSAHFKGRSVAYIMDMIAATLNIDYTIKDNTIYISGNGCN, encoded by the coding sequence ATGAGTATACACCAAAAGATGGAGATAGATATCACGCTGCTGACGAGATACCTGTCAGGTGAAGCGACGCCTGAAGAGGCGATGGCAATAGACGACTGGCTGACCGACAGCACACATTCGCAGGAGTTTGCACAGCTTCGTCAAACGTGGCAGCTGATCCCGGGCAATAAGACATGGAACGCGCCATCCGCAGCCAGAGAATGGGAAACATTGCTGACACAGCTGCCGAAGGAGCCTCAGGCAGGTAGCCTCAGGCGGCTGCTCATTCGTTACGCGGTGGCAGCTGTCATGACCGGCATATTGTTCATAGCCGGTTTGTATGGTTATTATCAGCTGCGCGGAGAAAAGAATATTATATGGCAGCCAGTACCGGTGCAAAGTACACGATATGCAATACGGAAAGGTGTATTGCCCGATGGATCTGCGATCGTAATAAACAGGAACAGTACATTGCAGTATGCGGCGGACTATAATCAGCAGGATAGAAAATTGCTGCTACAGGGAGAGGGTTATTTTGATGTGATGGCAGATGGACACAGGCCTTTCATTGTACATGCCAGCGATCTGAAAATACAGGTATTGGGTACATCCTTTAATGTGCGGGAGGACTTTGCGGCAAGGGTGATTACGGTGGCGGTGAATAGCGGTAAAGTAAAGTTGTATACTACAAATAAAGAACTGATTGTTCCGGCAGGAAAAACGGGGGTGTATGCAATAACAACCGGTGCGCTCACGCTTAGTGATACAACGGATATCAATGTGTTCAGTTATGTGACCCATGACTTCGCTTTTGATGATATGCCATTGCCGGCGATCTGTCACTACCTGGAACATACATTTAATGTGCAGGTCATACTGGAGAATGAACAACTGTCGCAATGCAGAATGTCAGCTCATTTTAAGGGCAGGTCTGTCGCCTATATCATGGATATGATAGCGGCCACTTTAAATATTGACTATACTATTAAGGATAATACTATTTATATCAGCGGAAACGGCTGTAACTAG
- a CDS encoding RNA polymerase sigma-70 factor has translation MNKLINPQRAKDVYKQCFQENFERLHRYAFTLLQDNEEARDVVQLAFVKLWQKQEEINLEGAGRAYLYTTVQRECYNIFRSKKVRKNYASAVHATHAEEYTDDRLESRELSNRIQAAIDALPPKCREVFCKSRFEDKKYAEIAAELNISVKTVEVQMSKALKVMREQLGDLIPISIILIAYFK, from the coding sequence TTGAACAAACTGATCAATCCGCAACGTGCGAAGGATGTTTATAAACAGTGCTTTCAGGAAAATTTTGAACGCCTGCATCGCTATGCCTTCACACTACTACAGGATAATGAAGAAGCCAGGGATGTTGTGCAACTGGCATTTGTCAAACTCTGGCAGAAACAGGAGGAGATCAACCTGGAAGGTGCAGGCCGGGCTTATTTGTATACAACAGTACAAAGAGAATGTTATAACATTTTCCGGAGTAAGAAGGTACGAAAGAACTATGCCAGTGCAGTACATGCCACACATGCAGAAGAATATACAGATGACCGGTTGGAAAGCAGAGAATTGAGTAACAGGATACAGGCCGCAATTGATGCTTTACCACCTAAATGCAGAGAGGTATTCTGTAAAAGCCGCTTCGAGGATAAGAAGTACGCAGAGATCGCGGCTGAGTTAAATATATCCGTCAAAACGGTAGAAGTGCAGATGAGCAAAGCGCTTAAAGTGATGAGGGAACAACTCGGAGATCTGATTCCAATATCTATAATTCTTATCGCATATTTCAAATAG
- a CDS encoding GNAT family N-acetyltransferase encodes MPVTIRNIIPADNAPLAAIIRATFDEFDTVPKTGTVYSDPETDKLYDLFQTPGSAYFIAEEDGVILGGCGLFPTRGLPEGCAELVKYYLSSAARGKGIGKTLMERTFEGAKELGYKEIYLESFPDFTKAISIYEKADFRYLDKPLGNSGHFACTVWMLKTL; translated from the coding sequence ATGCCAGTAACGATCAGAAATATTATTCCGGCTGACAATGCCCCATTGGCGGCTATCATCCGTGCAACATTTGATGAATTTGATACCGTACCTAAAACAGGCACTGTTTATTCAGATCCGGAGACGGATAAGCTCTATGATCTTTTTCAGACGCCAGGCAGTGCGTATTTCATAGCAGAAGAGGACGGTGTGATCTTAGGTGGATGTGGGCTCTTTCCTACCAGGGGACTGCCTGAAGGCTGCGCCGAACTTGTCAAGTACTATTTAAGCAGTGCCGCCAGGGGCAAAGGTATTGGTAAGACCCTGATGGAAAGGACTTTCGAAGGTGCTAAAGAATTAGGCTATAAGGAAATATATCTCGAATCTTTCCCTGATTTCACCAAGGCGATCAGCATCTATGAAAAAGCGGATTTCCGCTATTTGGATAAACCACTGGGTAACTCCGGACATTTCGCCTGCACTGTCTGGATGCTGAAAACACTATAG
- a CDS encoding helix-turn-helix domain-containing protein has translation MHRADIINITIHPALKDSFSITAIDGQLFEDDALRRISFNELIFVRNGHGTITIDGKAHAITPHSLFILSKGQIYAVSHDNLVNGYILRFGDCFWEKTPASAANCKAVLYNDPSGHQQMQLDTREEQVIDSLLSTTLEEFNMPDYVNKGDALAAYLKIIMIKVANVNSLLHTGHSSTDNQVYRQYVELVSREYRNTHEVNDYAGKLGLSYRQLADLCKRCGGRRAKDVINGQLVAEAKRLLQFSTKPVKEISYLLNFATPYQFSNFFKKETQVSPNEYRTQFVKIGI, from the coding sequence ATGCACAGGGCCGACATCATCAACATAACTATTCATCCTGCATTGAAGGACTCGTTTTCCATTACAGCCATCGACGGGCAACTGTTTGAAGATGATGCCCTGCGACGTATCTCCTTCAATGAACTCATCTTTGTAAGGAACGGGCACGGCACGATCACCATTGACGGCAAGGCACACGCGATTACTCCGCATAGCCTTTTCATCCTCTCCAAAGGGCAGATATACGCTGTTAGCCATGATAATCTTGTTAACGGGTATATACTCCGCTTCGGAGACTGCTTCTGGGAGAAAACACCCGCCAGTGCAGCTAATTGTAAGGCTGTACTTTACAATGATCCCTCCGGGCACCAGCAGATGCAGTTGGATACCAGGGAGGAACAGGTAATAGACAGTCTGCTGTCCACCACACTCGAAGAATTTAATATGCCTGATTATGTGAACAAGGGCGATGCGTTAGCCGCTTATCTGAAGATCATCATGATCAAGGTGGCGAATGTGAACAGCCTGTTGCACACCGGTCATAGTTCCACCGACAACCAGGTATACCGCCAGTATGTAGAACTGGTCAGCAGGGAATACCGGAATACACATGAAGTGAATGACTATGCCGGGAAATTAGGCCTCTCCTACCGCCAGCTGGCAGACCTCTGCAAACGCTGCGGAGGCAGAAGAGCGAAAGACGTCATTAACGGACAACTGGTCGCCGAAGCGAAACGGCTATTACAGTTTTCCACAAAACCAGTGAAAGAGATCTCATACCTGCTCAATTTCGCCACACCGTATCAGTTCAGTAATTTCTTTAAGAAAGAAACACAGGTATCGCCGAATGAATACAGGACCCAGTTTGTGAAAATTGGTATCTGA